CCAAGTTCTAGCAATACAAGTGGGGTTCAGGTTCACTATGGCTTCTCACTGCAAAAGTCTGCTCTGCTatctgttttatttatttattggggATTAGACTTTACTAGCATTTTTGTTTAGATTAGCTGGTGCTTTATTTATATCATACACTTGATGTCTTGTTGTAGAATATCCACAAAAATATGTGCTGAGCATTGTAATAAGATATTTGGAGAAGAAATCACACTTGATGTATTCATATCTGTTATGGGTTCCAAATACATGATTCTTATGCTACATGAAGAAAAGGAACAGCAAATGAGCTTACAATGTTTGTATGGTTTAGAGTAGCAAGAGAGACAAATTGGCAAAGCAACACTTTTTAGTTACATTGGTGAACCATGGACCAACTCAAAACCGTGggagattttctttttggagTTTCAGGTGTAGTTTGCTCATTGATAAGCTCATTCGTCCAATCTAAAACATCCAACTGAATTATCGCACACCAAACAATATCTTCTTGTACTAGAATTGACAATGTATGTACCTGCTATCAGTGATGGCCAAGCCTCACCGCCATCTAGCTTTATCTATCTCAAAAATATCAACAAAGCATTTGTACCTCCCATGGAAGTGTGATCACCACATGGACAGTAATAATAATAGGAAGGCTGCCACTGCTGGAGTTGCAATTGGATTTGTATAAGCGGAGTTTGGTAGAAATGGATAGGTATCGGGTGGAGGAAGCATACATTCGTCACCATTGAAGTAAACTTTCCGAGGAAATGCCCATCCTTGCTTGAATGTAAATGTGTCCTTGTCTTTCCGGAGAAGCACTTCAGATTGGACATTTCCTAGGGGCCCAGCTTCCATTATTAGGTCATTGTAGAATTTCATGCCATAGAACATACCAGTATCATCTGCATACACAAGTCGATAAGACATACACGTTAGAACTTAATTTCTGGAACACCAACACCAAAGACTAAACAAGCACTGTATTTGTAGGCACTCACTTATGGATTCATAGGGGAGAAGAGACTTGTAATCAAAGCTAAAGACTTGGGTGACATTGTTGAGATTGGGATGCTGTGCCACAAGTGTCCATTGTGAGTAGTTCAGCCGGTAGTTAAAATTAGTGATGGCAACCTTCACACGCCAATAGTCCTTATAGTTGAGCTTTACATGCCAGTGTACACGTATGGGGCACATATGATGTGTGCACTGTAACAATGGTGTATTATCCTTTTTAGGAGTGTTTATTCCTGCCCTACGTAGTAGCTTTGAATCGCTCCTGTATTTTGAGAATTCAAAAACAAGAGTTACACCTTTTTATGACCTAGATCAGTAACATTCTTAACTAATACAGTATGTTTACAAGTATGCATATGTGTGCATCATTGCATGCTGATTAAGTAATGAGGAGCTTACTTGATACAATTTTTCTTGTTCTGGCAACCACAAGCACAAGATGGGCAGGGGGTGATTGTTTGATTGTAGAAGGATGAAAAGGAAACACAACAGCTAGGATTCTTAGAGGCAAGAAATTGAGAATAAGTGCATGTCACATTCCATGTCACTGCATACAAAAACCATTCAATAATATGATGAAAATGATCACAAAACCTGCATAACTATCCGTTTAATAAGATATTCAAAAGACTGAGGGATACTAGAAACTCACTAAGTGCTTGAGTTTTCCTCCTTTTATCAGCGGTGAGGAAGACTGTGGATGGCACAATCTTTGCAGGGCCACAAGTGTACCCTGGTCCTGGACCAAGCAAAGTGAAGTTCTTGGGAAGCTTAACTGTCTTATTAGAAGTGCCAGCGAGTCCAACGCTTACCTGAAAGGCAGAGACTGCACTTAAGGGGTCCTGCCCCCAAGTTCCCAACACGCCACCCTTGCAGCAATTGGTGAACTGTTGATTGTAAGGAACTCCAGGGAGCAAGTCAACAACCGTGGGAGTCCTCTTACAGCAGTGAGGTACACTTCCTTTGAACTTGGAGCAGTCTCCTTGCTCTGTGGTTTGAGCTCCTATCATTGTCCAGATTACTTCTTTCTTAGCCCAAGACCATCCTAAAGTCCAGCCAGGGTTCATGATTCCCCGATACATTTGAAAGTTGTTCATTGTCACTGCAGCCTGTATAATTCATTAATAGATGGatatatatgatatttattGCCTAAAAAAAAGGTGAGATTTATGTTCTTGATATTTTCTCTTCCTATTGTTTCCATTCTCTCTTTACAGCCCTCTTGGATTTGCATATGAAAAGGAAattcaacaataataataacaaagtcTTTAGACACAGAAATTTTGGAGGCAGTTATAGATTATCAATAGGTTAATCGAGATTTATCAAATACACTAAGGAATGCCCTAACTTGTATTTGTACAATGATCCAATCATAAAAAAGTAACTAAATTTTATGTTGGCTATCAACCTATTGCAACACTTATTTTTACGGGATTGAGACTGGTTGTTAGCAAAAAATACGACAATAAACATGGAAACATGTGGAGTTATGAAACTTAAATTTATATGAAGTTAGGATTGTGAACCTTTTACTTCTACTTCAAAGTGAAAACTGCTATGATAGTAAAATTCACATAGTGGCTAAAGTCCATTGCTTGAAAtgtattaataatttgatgtcttttttttttttttttgactgaaaagAGTTGGACTACTCTGTATAAGTTGGATAAGTCAGACACCATGCTTTATGAGAAGATAAATTACACCATGCTTTATAAGTTGGCTAAAGTCCATTGCTTGAAAtgtattaataatttgatgtctttttttttttttttttttgactgaaaagAGTTGGACTACTCTGTATAAGTTGGATAAGTCAGATACACTTGCATTTTGGacaggaaaaagaagataaattttcCTCAA
The Quercus lobata isolate SW786 chromosome 10, ValleyOak3.0 Primary Assembly, whole genome shotgun sequence DNA segment above includes these coding regions:
- the LOC115963010 gene encoding COBRA-like protein 4, encoding MEFNNHTDPIEESMLDARDCSQRPQCYVFPELKFMFLAVLYVMMFSPTEAYDPLDPTGNITIKWDVMSWTPDGYVAAVTMNNFQMYRGIMNPGWTLGWSWAKKEVIWTMIGAQTTEQGDCSKFKGSVPHCCKRTPTVVDLLPGVPYNQQFTNCCKGGVLGTWGQDPLSAVSAFQVSVGLAGTSNKTVKLPKNFTLLGPGPGYTCGPAKIVPSTVFLTADKRRKTQALMTWNVTCTYSQFLASKNPSCCVSFSSFYNQTITPCPSCACGCQNKKNCIKSDSKLLRRAGINTPKKDNTPLLQCTHHMCPIRVHWHVKLNYKDYWRVKVAITNFNYRLNYSQWTLVAQHPNLNNVTQVFSFDYKSLLPYESINDTGMFYGMKFYNDLIMEAGPLGNVQSEVLLRKDKDTFTFKQGWAFPRKVYFNGDECMLPPPDTYPFLPNSAYTNPIATPAVAAFLLLLLSMW